A genomic segment from Sulfuritalea hydrogenivorans sk43H encodes:
- the rplK gene encoding 50S ribosomal protein L11, protein MAKKIIGYIKLQVPAGKANPSPPIGPALGQRGLNIMEFCKAFNAQTQGLEPGLPIPVVITAFADKSFTFIMKTPPATILIKKAAGIQKGSPKPHTDKVGKITKAQAEEIAKTKMKDLTAADLDAAVRTIAGSARSMGIVVEGL, encoded by the coding sequence ATGGCAAAGAAGATAATCGGTTACATCAAGCTGCAAGTGCCGGCGGGCAAGGCCAATCCCTCGCCCCCGATCGGCCCGGCGCTCGGCCAGCGCGGCCTCAACATCATGGAATTCTGCAAGGCGTTCAACGCCCAGACCCAGGGCCTCGAGCCAGGTCTGCCGATTCCGGTGGTGATTACCGCATTCGCGGACAAGAGCTTCACCTTCATCATGAAGACGCCGCCGGCGACCATTCTGATCAAGAAGGCAGCCGGTATTCAGAAGGGTTCGCCGAAGCCGCACACCGACAAGGTCGGCAAGATCACCAAGGCGCAGGCCGAGGAAATCGCCAAGACCAAGATGAAGGATTTGACGGCTGCCGATCTTGACGCAGCCGTGCGCACCATCGCGGGCTCCGCCCGCAGCATGGGCATTGTCGTGGAGGGCCTGTAA
- the rplA gene encoding 50S ribosomal protein L1, with amino-acid sequence MAKTSKRVQAVLAKVDRNKAYPVGDALTLVKECATAKFDESIDVSVNLGIDAKKSDQLVRGSVVLPSGTGKTVRVAVFAQGEKAEAARAAGADVVGFDDLAADVKAGNMNFDIVIATPDAMKVVGALGQILGPRGLMPNPKVGTVTMDVTTAVKNAKAGQVQYRTDKAGIIHCTIGRASFSVDALKTNLSALIEALQKAKPAASKGQYLKKVSLSSTMGAGVRVDQASLSAQA; translated from the coding sequence ATGGCGAAGACATCCAAGCGAGTACAAGCGGTATTGGCCAAGGTCGACCGCAACAAGGCCTATCCGGTCGGCGATGCGCTGACGCTGGTGAAGGAATGCGCCACCGCCAAGTTTGACGAGTCGATCGACGTCTCGGTGAACCTCGGCATCGACGCCAAGAAATCGGACCAGCTGGTGCGCGGCTCCGTCGTGTTGCCTTCCGGTACCGGCAAGACGGTTCGCGTCGCCGTGTTCGCCCAGGGCGAGAAGGCCGAAGCCGCCCGCGCTGCTGGCGCTGATGTCGTTGGCTTCGATGATCTGGCTGCCGACGTCAAGGCCGGCAACATGAACTTCGATATCGTGATCGCGACGCCGGATGCCATGAAAGTGGTAGGCGCCCTCGGCCAGATCCTGGGCCCGCGCGGCCTGATGCCGAACCCGAAGGTCGGCACCGTGACCATGGACGTCACCACCGCGGTGAAGAACGCCAAGGCGGGTCAGGTGCAGTACCGCACCGACAAGGCCGGCATCATTCACTGCACCATCGGCCGCGCTTCGTTCAGCGTGGATGCGCTGAAGACCAACCTTTCGGCGCTGATTGAAGCGCTGCAAAAGGCCAAGCCGGCTGCGTCCAAGGGCCAGTATCTGAAGAAAGTGTCGCTGTCCAGCACCATGGGCGCCGGCGTTCGCGTCGATCAGGCCAGCCTGTCGGCGCAGGCATAA
- the rplL gene encoding 50S ribosomal protein L7/L12, giving the protein MAVSKAEILDAIAGMTVLDLSELIKEMETKFGVSAAAAAVAVAAPAAGGGAAAAEEQTEFTVMLVAAGEKKVEAIKVVRAATGLGLKEAKDLVDGAPKAVKEGVSKADAEALKKQLEEAGAKVEIK; this is encoded by the coding sequence ATGGCTGTAAGCAAAGCTGAAATTCTCGATGCCATCGCTGGCATGACCGTTCTCGATCTGTCCGAGCTGATCAAGGAAATGGAAACCAAGTTTGGCGTTTCCGCTGCCGCTGCTGCTGTTGCCGTGGCCGCACCCGCTGCTGGTGGCGGTGCCGCCGCTGCGGAAGAGCAGACCGAGTTCACCGTGATGCTGGTTGCCGCCGGCGAAAAGAAGGTCGAGGCCATCAAGGTCGTTCGTGCCGCCACGGGCCTCGGTCTCAAGGAGGCCAAGGACCTGGTCGACGGCGCACCGAAGGCTGTCAAGGAAGGCGTGTCGAAGGCCGACGCCGAGGCCCTCAAGAAGCAACTCGAGGAAGCCGGCGCCAAGGTCGAAATCAAGTAA
- the rplJ gene encoding 50S ribosomal protein L10 codes for MSLNLDDKKTVVAEVSAEVANAQSIIVAEYRGLGVVDLTALRANARKSGVYLRVVKNTLVRRAIAGTPFEGLSGKLAGPMIYGISKDPVAAAKLLNDFAKANDKLVIKVGAMPNYVMDVAGVKALATMPSREELLSKLLGTMQAPITQFVRTLNEVPTKFVRGLAAVRDAKETA; via the coding sequence GTGAGTCTCAATCTTGACGACAAGAAGACGGTAGTTGCCGAAGTATCCGCGGAAGTCGCGAATGCCCAGTCGATCATCGTCGCAGAGTACCGTGGTCTCGGAGTGGTCGATCTCACCGCCCTGCGCGCCAACGCGCGCAAGTCCGGTGTGTATCTGCGTGTAGTCAAAAACACCCTGGTTCGTCGTGCCATTGCCGGCACGCCGTTCGAAGGTCTGTCCGGCAAGCTGGCCGGCCCCATGATCTATGGAATTTCCAAGGATCCGGTGGCCGCTGCCAAGCTGCTCAACGACTTTGCCAAGGCGAATGACAAGCTCGTCATCAAAGTAGGCGCAATGCCCAACTACGTCATGGACGTGGCGGGGGTCAAGGCGCTGGCGACGATGCCGAGCCGCGAGGAGCTGTTGTCCAAGCTCCTCGGCACCATGCAGGCGCCGATCACCCAGTTCGTTCGCACGCTCAACGAAGTCCCGACGAAGTTCGTCCGGGGCCTCGCCGCCGTGCGCGACGCCAAAGAGACTGCGTAA
- the secE gene encoding preprotein translocase subunit SecE — protein sequence MADKLKFMLALLLLAAGVAGFYFLGGQPTILRVLSVLAGLAAGIAVAWFTTPGQRFFEFSREAVVETKKVVWPSRKETMQTTGIVFAFVLVMAIVLWMTDKGLEWVLYDLVLGWKKS from the coding sequence ATGGCCGATAAACTCAAGTTCATGCTGGCGCTGCTGCTGTTGGCGGCCGGTGTGGCTGGTTTCTACTTCCTTGGCGGGCAACCGACAATTCTGCGCGTGCTGTCCGTGCTCGCGGGATTGGCTGCGGGTATTGCGGTGGCGTGGTTTACAACGCCGGGACAGCGCTTCTTCGAGTTCAGTCGGGAAGCGGTGGTGGAGACGAAAAAAGTTGTCTGGCCGTCGCGCAAGGAAACCATGCAGACCACCGGCATCGTGTTCGCCTTCGTGCTGGTCATGGCAATTGTGCTGTGGATGACTGACAAGGGCCTCGAATGGGTGCTCTACGACCTGGTTCTGGGCTGGAAAAAATCATGA
- the nusG gene encoding transcription termination/antitermination protein NusG, producing MTKRWYVVHAYSGFEKSVQRALIERITRAGMQDKFGQVLVPVEEVIEMKNGQKSISERKFFPGYVLVEMDMDDDSWHLVKSTPKVTGFVGGTSTKPTPISEKEVSKIMQQVQDGVEKPRPKVLFEVGEMVRIKEGPFTDFNGNVEEVNYEKSRLRVSVTIFGRATPVELEFAQVEKA from the coding sequence ATGACAAAACGCTGGTATGTCGTTCACGCCTATTCCGGTTTCGAAAAGTCGGTGCAGCGCGCCCTGATCGAGCGCATTACTCGCGCCGGGATGCAGGACAAGTTCGGCCAGGTGCTGGTGCCGGTCGAGGAAGTCATCGAAATGAAGAACGGCCAGAAGAGCATTTCCGAGAGGAAATTCTTCCCCGGCTATGTGCTGGTCGAGATGGACATGGACGACGATTCCTGGCACCTCGTCAAGAGCACGCCCAAGGTCACCGGATTCGTGGGCGGAACGTCGACCAAGCCGACCCCGATTTCCGAAAAGGAAGTCTCGAAGATCATGCAGCAGGTCCAGGACGGTGTCGAGAAGCCCCGCCCCAAGGTCCTGTTCGAAGTGGGCGAAATGGTTCGCATCAAGGAAGGCCCGTTCACCGACTTCAACGGCAATGTCGAGGAAGTCAATTACGAAAAGAGCCGTTTGCGTGTCTCCGTGACCATTTTTGGTCGGGCGACGCCGGTGGAACTGGAATTCGCGCAGGTCGAGAAGGCATAG
- the rpoB gene encoding DNA-directed RNA polymerase subunit beta — translation MAYSYTEKKRIRKSFAKRANVLDVPFLLATQIESYTRFLQADVPPAQRRNEGLQAAFTSIFPIVAHSGNARLHFVEFMLGEPTFDVKECQQRGLTFASPLRAKVRLELLDRDTKAVKEVKEDQPLYMGEIPLMTTTGSFVINGTERVIVSQLHRSPGVFFEHDKGKTHSSGKLLFSARIIPYRGSWLDFEFDPKDILYFRIDRRRKMPVTILLKSIGMTHEQILATFFQFDTFHFAKKGISFEVVPERLRGEVAKFDILDKAGKLIVAKDKRITVKHIREMAEAGIKKILVPDEFMMGRVVAHNIVNPETGEVLANANDEITEDLLAKLADGGIEQIQTLYVNDLDRGAYISSTLRIDETADQWAARVAIYRMMRPGEPPTEDAVENLFHGLFYSEERYDLSAVGRMKFNRRVGRDEIEGAGTLSNEDIVDVVRILVELRNGRGEVDDIDHLGNRRVRSVGELAENQFRAGLVRVERAVKERLNQAESDNLMPHDLINAKPISAAIKEFFGSSQLSQFMDQTNPLSEITHKRRVSALGPGGLTRERAGFEVRDVHPTHYGRVCPIETPEGPNIGLINSLALYARTNEYGFMETPYRKVGNSHVTDEIEYLSAIEEGKYVIAQANAQLDKKGKLSDELVSCRFKGEFELKEPPEVQYMDVAPGQIVSVAASLIPFLEHDDANRALMGANMQRQAVPCLRPEKALVGTGIERTVAVDSGTAVQALRGGVVDYIDANRIVVRVNDAETVVGEVGVDIYNLIKYTRSNQNTNINQRPIVKVGDLIAKGDVVADGASTDLGELALGQNMLVAFMPWNGYNFEDSILISERVVADDRFTSIHIEELTVVARDTKLGAEEISRDIATLGESQLGRLDESGIVYIGAEVEAGDVLVGKVTPKGETQLTPEEKLLRAIFGEKASDVKDTSLRVPSGMIGTVIDVQVFTREGIERDKRAQSIIDDMLKGYKQDLADQMRIVERDTFSRIEKLLTNKTASKGPKKLVKGTKITKAYLETVEHYHWFDISLVDEEAQQQLENLRDSLEQTRKDFDVAFEAKKKKLTQGDELPPGVQKMVKVYLAVKRRLQPGDKMAGRHGNKGVVSKIVPIEDMPHMADGTPMDIVLNPLGVPSRMNIGQILETHLGWAAKGLGHKIGEMLRKQAAAAEIRKLMNKIYNSSGRKEDIDGLSEKEVVELAQNLQGGVPFATPVFDGAHESEIKTMLELAGLPSNGQVDLFDGRTGESFERQVTVGYMHVLKLHHLVDDKMHARSTGPYSLVTQQPLGGKAQFGGQRFGEMEVWALEAYGAAYVLQEMLTVKSDDVNGRTKVYENIVKGEHKIDAGMPESFNVLVKEIRSLAIDIDLERY, via the coding sequence ATGGCGTATTCCTACACCGAAAAAAAGCGCATTCGCAAAAGCTTTGCCAAACGGGCCAACGTCCTCGACGTGCCTTTTCTTCTGGCGACGCAAATCGAGTCCTACACGCGCTTCCTGCAGGCCGACGTGCCGCCGGCACAGCGCCGCAACGAAGGTCTGCAAGCCGCCTTCACGTCGATTTTCCCGATTGTTGCGCACTCGGGGAATGCCCGCCTGCACTTCGTCGAGTTCATGCTTGGCGAGCCGACCTTCGATGTCAAGGAATGCCAGCAGCGCGGCCTGACTTTCGCCAGCCCGCTGCGCGCCAAGGTCCGTCTCGAACTGCTTGACCGCGATACCAAGGCGGTCAAGGAAGTCAAGGAAGACCAGCCGCTCTATATGGGCGAAATTCCCCTGATGACGACCACCGGCTCGTTTGTCATCAACGGCACCGAGCGCGTCATCGTCTCCCAGCTGCATCGTTCCCCCGGCGTGTTCTTCGAGCACGACAAGGGCAAGACCCACAGCTCGGGCAAGCTGCTGTTCTCCGCGCGCATCATTCCGTATCGCGGCTCCTGGCTGGATTTCGAATTCGATCCGAAGGATATCCTGTACTTCCGCATCGATCGCCGCCGCAAGATGCCGGTGACCATCCTGCTCAAGTCGATCGGCATGACGCATGAGCAAATCCTCGCGACCTTCTTCCAGTTCGATACCTTCCATTTCGCGAAGAAGGGCATCTCCTTCGAAGTCGTGCCGGAACGCCTGCGCGGCGAAGTGGCGAAATTCGACATTCTCGACAAGGCGGGCAAGCTGATTGTCGCCAAGGACAAGCGCATCACGGTCAAGCACATCCGCGAGATGGCCGAAGCCGGCATCAAGAAGATACTGGTGCCCGACGAGTTCATGATGGGCCGGGTGGTTGCCCACAACATCGTGAATCCCGAAACCGGCGAAGTGCTGGCCAACGCCAACGACGAGATTACGGAAGACCTGCTGGCCAAACTGGCCGATGGCGGCATCGAGCAGATCCAGACGCTGTACGTGAATGACCTGGATCGTGGTGCCTACATCTCCTCGACCTTGCGCATTGACGAAACCGCCGACCAATGGGCCGCCCGCGTGGCGATCTATCGCATGATGCGCCCCGGCGAGCCGCCAACGGAAGATGCGGTGGAGAACCTGTTCCACGGCCTGTTCTATTCGGAAGAGCGCTACGACCTGTCGGCGGTCGGCCGCATGAAGTTCAATCGCCGCGTTGGTCGCGACGAAATCGAAGGCGCGGGCACCTTGTCGAACGAGGATATCGTCGATGTCGTCCGCATTCTTGTCGAGCTGCGCAACGGCCGCGGCGAAGTCGATGACATCGATCACCTGGGCAATCGCCGCGTGCGTTCGGTCGGCGAACTGGCCGAGAACCAGTTCCGCGCCGGTCTGGTGCGTGTCGAGCGCGCCGTCAAGGAGCGTCTGAACCAGGCGGAAAGCGACAACCTGATGCCGCACGACTTGATCAATGCCAAGCCGATTTCGGCGGCGATCAAGGAGTTCTTCGGCTCCAGCCAGCTTTCGCAGTTCATGGACCAGACCAACCCGTTGTCCGAGATCACGCACAAGCGTCGCGTTTCGGCGCTGGGCCCGGGCGGCTTGACGCGTGAGCGCGCCGGTTTCGAGGTGCGCGACGTACACCCGACCCACTACGGCCGTGTCTGCCCGATCGAGACGCCGGAAGGTCCGAATATCGGCCTGATCAACTCGCTGGCGCTGTATGCGCGCACCAATGAGTATGGCTTCATGGAAACGCCTTACCGCAAGGTGGGAAACAGCCACGTCACCGACGAGATCGAATACCTGTCGGCGATCGAGGAAGGCAAGTACGTGATCGCCCAGGCCAATGCCCAACTGGACAAGAAAGGCAAACTGAGCGACGAGCTGGTTTCCTGCCGCTTCAAGGGCGAATTCGAATTGAAGGAACCGCCCGAGGTCCAGTACATGGACGTCGCGCCGGGGCAGATCGTTTCCGTCGCGGCATCGCTGATCCCGTTCCTGGAACATGACGACGCCAACCGCGCCTTGATGGGCGCCAACATGCAGCGTCAGGCCGTTCCCTGCCTGCGACCGGAAAAGGCGCTGGTTGGTACCGGCATCGAGCGTACCGTGGCTGTCGATTCGGGCACGGCGGTGCAGGCTCTGCGTGGCGGCGTGGTGGACTACATCGATGCCAACCGCATCGTGGTTCGCGTCAATGACGCGGAAACGGTAGTCGGCGAAGTCGGCGTCGATATCTACAACCTGATCAAGTACACCCGCTCCAACCAGAACACCAATATCAACCAGCGCCCCATCGTCAAGGTCGGCGATCTGATCGCCAAGGGCGATGTGGTGGCTGACGGCGCCTCCACTGACCTGGGCGAACTTGCGCTGGGCCAGAACATGCTGGTCGCGTTCATGCCCTGGAACGGCTACAACTTCGAGGATTCGATCCTGATCTCGGAGCGTGTAGTGGCCGATGACCGCTTCACTTCGATCCACATCGAGGAACTGACGGTCGTCGCACGCGACACCAAGCTCGGTGCCGAGGAAATTTCGCGCGATATCGCCACGCTGGGCGAATCGCAACTCGGGCGCCTCGACGAGTCGGGCATTGTCTATATCGGCGCCGAAGTCGAGGCGGGCGACGTGTTGGTCGGCAAGGTGACGCCGAAGGGCGAAACGCAACTGACACCGGAAGAGAAACTGCTGCGCGCAATCTTCGGCGAGAAGGCTTCCGACGTGAAGGACACGTCCTTGCGTGTGCCCTCAGGCATGATCGGCACGGTCATCGACGTCCAGGTCTTCACCCGCGAAGGCATCGAGCGCGACAAGCGAGCCCAGTCGATCATCGACGACATGCTGAAAGGTTACAAGCAGGATCTGGCCGACCAGATGCGTATCGTCGAGCGCGATACCTTCTCGCGGATCGAGAAGCTGCTGACCAACAAGACTGCCAGCAAGGGTCCGAAGAAACTGGTCAAGGGCACCAAGATCACCAAGGCCTACCTCGAAACCGTCGAGCACTACCATTGGTTCGACATTTCCCTGGTCGATGAGGAGGCCCAGCAGCAACTCGAAAACCTGCGCGACAGCCTGGAGCAGACCCGCAAGGATTTCGACGTTGCCTTCGAGGCAAAGAAGAAGAAGCTGACTCAAGGCGACGAACTGCCGCCGGGCGTGCAGAAGATGGTAAAGGTTTATCTGGCCGTCAAGCGTCGCCTGCAGCCCGGCGACAAGATGGCCGGTCGCCACGGCAACAAGGGCGTGGTTTCCAAGATTGTCCCGATCGAGGACATGCCGCACATGGCGGACGGCACGCCGATGGACATCGTGCTGAACCCCCTGGGCGTTCCGTCACGAATGAACATCGGCCAGATTCTGGAAACCCACCTCGGCTGGGCGGCCAAGGGTCTCGGACACAAAATCGGCGAAATGCTGCGCAAGCAGGCGGCTGCAGCCGAAATTCGCAAGCTGATGAACAAGATTTACAACTCTTCCGGTCGCAAGGAAGACATTGACGGCCTGAGCGAAAAGGAAGTCGTGGAGCTTGCGCAGAACCTGCAGGGTGGCGTGCCATTCGCTACTCCGGTATTCGACGGTGCGCATGAGTCCGAAATCAAGACCATGCTGGAACTGGCCGGTCTGCCGAGCAATGGCCAAGTCGACCTGTTCGACGGCCGCACGGGCGAATCCTTCGAGCGGCAGGTGACCGTTGGTTACATGCATGTGCTGAAGTTGCATCACCTGGTGGACGACAAGATGCACGCACGTTCCACTGGCCCCTACAGCCTCGTCACCCAACAGCCGTTGGGCGGCAAGGCGCAGTTCGGCGGACAACGCTTCGGCGAAATGGAAGTGTGGGCGCTCGAAGCATACGGCGCTGCCTATGTGCTGCAGGAAATGCTTACCGTGAAGTCTGACGACGTCAACGGCCGTACGAAAGTGTACGAAAACATCGTCAAGGGCGAGCACAAGATCGATGCCGGCATGCCGGAATCGTTCAACGTGCTGGTCAAGGAAATCCGTTCGCTGGCGATCGACATCGATCTCGAGCGTTACTGA